A genomic region of Venturia canescens isolate UGA chromosome 7, ASM1945775v1, whole genome shotgun sequence contains the following coding sequences:
- the Ca-alpha1D gene encoding muscle calcium channel subunit alpha-1 isoform X13, whose protein sequence is MNTGNDNGDVSGPGVAVGNGARVTNYSNIGQTPTAENNNAPSTNETPINDPTGANNALQPAESKAAAAAAAEKKRPARRGKPPPDRPVRALFCLPLKNPLRKLCISIVEWKPFEWVILTTIFANCVALAVYTPFPCGDSNQTNLYLEKIEYIFLVVFTLECVMKIIAYGFVAHPGAYLRNGWNMLDFTIVVIGMVSTILTILIKEGFDVKALRAFRVLRPLRLVSGVPSLQVVLNSILRAMVPLLHIALLVLFVIIIYAIIGLELFSGKLHKTCRSNLTEEMMEDPHPCGDQGFQCSSLGDEYYCSRRYWEGPNNGITNFDNFGLAMLTVFQCVTLEGWTDVLYDIEDAMGSTWQWLYFISMVILGAFFVMNLILGVLSGEFSKEREKAKARGDFHKLREKQQIEDDLRGYLDWITQGEDIDAEADEMTQMQDGKPKQQSEMESTDRLEGDEEGMQQESTWKRKKRDFDRVNRRMRRACRKAVKSQAFYWLIIVLVFLNTGVLATEHYRQPDWLDEFQDYTNTVFIALFSMEMLLKMYSLGFQGYFVSLFNRFDCFVVIGSISEMILTNTEIMPPLGVSVLRCVRLLRVFKVTKYWRSLSNLVASLLNSIQSIASLLLLLFLFIVIFALLGMQVFGGKFNFDDLQDKSRSNFDSFWQSLLTVFQILTGEDWNAVMYVGIRAYGGVASHGILACVYFIILFICGNYILLNVFLAIAVDNLADAESLTAIEKEAEEEAEKNKSHSGSPARDEMSGDGGEDGGDLTGGEDEGEGTDLEQDPNETMDDYEVAMDEEMSKDGEESNRHGKVRLNIDSDDEDLDHGMEDEEDEEGDGHMNDDGGEGISARPRRMSEYKQGGTEKQPIPPGSSFFIFSQTSRFRVFCHWLCNHSHFGNVILVCIMVSSAMLAAEDPLRATSYRNQILNSFDYFFTTVFTIEILLKMVSYGFVLHDGAFCRSAFNLLDLLVVCVSLISMVWRSNAISIVKILRVLRVLRPLRAINRAKGLKHVVQCVIVAIKTIGNIVLVTSLLQFVFAVIGVQLFKGKFFACNDESKVTEAECRGTYLVFEDGNINRPVMKGRAWKRNDFHFDDVAKAMLTLFTVSTFEGWPSLLYVSIDSNRENYGPIHNFRPIVAAYYIIYIIIIAFFMVNIFVGFVIVTFQNEGEQEYKNCELDKNQRNCIEFALKAKPVRRYIPKHRIQYKVWWFVTSQPFEYTIFTLIIINTITLAMKFYNQPDPYTHALDVLNMIFTAVFALEFVFKLAAFRFKNYFGDAWNVFDFIIVLGSFIDIVYSEVNPGSNIISINFFRLFRVMRLVKLLSRGEGIRTLLWTFIKSFQALPYVALLIVMLFFIYAVIGMQVFGKIVLDDDTAIHRNNNFQTFPQAVLVLFRSATGESWQNIMLACSSRPGKVKCDPKSDDENNPAGCGNDIAFPYFISFYVLCSFLIINLFVAVIMDNFDYLTRDWSILGPHHLDEFIRLWSEYDPDAKGRIKHLDVVTLLRKISPPLGFGKLCPHRVACKRLVSMNMPLNSDGTVLFNATLFAVVRTSLRIKTEGNIDECNASLRAVIKKIWKRTSPKLLDQVVPPPGGDDEVTVGKFYATFLIQDYFRRFKKRKEQEMKDGDKDCQNTVTLQAGLRTLHEAGPELKRAISGNLEELLDDNPEPMHRRNHSLFGSVWSSMRRGHQHFHRAKSLKTSANNAPKASPTNSIDFLPYSSLQRAGVLDGGNSVTARSHQVVPNVAGGLSDSAMNQLVMDSRLSGLEENIPLRPLAVFADSRLQPSNIQNPYKVLDGPGSGNYLHPNNEYVSWAGESNGGVGTERLSHSLPGSPADRKPNFEVIGSAESLVGRVLVEQGLGKYCDPDFVKYTSREMQEALDMTREEMDRAAHQLLLQERRGHPLTFQLQQSMDQHWNESNQQQGPREIAYQQLREPLSFEQQQQQQHQHQQQQQQYRHQQPPS, encoded by the exons ATGAACACGGGGAATGATAATGGTGACGTTTCGGGTCCCGGTGTTGCGGTCGGTAACGGGGCCCGTGTCACTAATTATTCAAACATCGGCCAAACACCAACTGCTGAAAACAACAATGCCCCAAGTACGAACGAGACACCGATCAACGATCCTACCGGGGCCAATAATGCGCTGCAACCTGCTGAATCAAAAGCGGCCGCGGCTGCCGCAGCGGAGAAAAAACGTCCCGCGAGAAGGGGCAAACCTCCACCGGACCGACCTGTCAGAGCTCTATTTTGTTTACCACTCAAAAATCCATTGAGGAAGTTGTGCATCAGTATCGTCGAATGGAA ACCTTTCGAATGGGTTATTCTAACAACTATATTCGCTAACTGCGTGGCTTTGGCCGTTTACACTCCATTTCCTTGCGGTGATTCGAATCAGACGAATCTGTACTTG gaaaaaatagaataCATCTTCCTCGTTGTGTTTACCCTCGAATGCGTGATGAAGATTATTGCATACGGATTCGTGGCCCATCCTGGCGCTTATCTTCGAAACGGATGGAACATGCTGGATTTTACAATCGTTGTCATAGG CATGGTCAGTACAATATTGACGATATTGATAAAGGAAGGCTTCGACGTGAAAGCTCTGAGAGCTTTCAGGGTCTTACGACCACTTCGTCTCGTCTCAGGTGTTCCAA gtCTTCAGGTCGTTCTCAATTCCATTCTTCGGGCTATGGTGCCGTTGCTCCACATTGCTCTTCTCGTACTCTTCGTCATCATAATCTACGCTATAATTGGCCTCGAGCTCTTCTCCGGAAAGTTGCATAAAACTTGTCGCAGCAATCTCACCG agGAAATGATGGAAGACCCACATCCGTGTGGCGATCAGGGTTTCCAGTGCAGCAGCCTTGGCGATGAATATTATTGCAGTCGTCGGTATTGGGAAGGTCCAAACAATGGTATCACcaatttcgataatttcgGACTTGCGATGTTGACCGTCTTCCAATGTGTTACTCTCGAGGGATGGACCGACGTACTTTACGAC ATCGAAGACGCAATGGGGAGTACGTGGCAGTGGCTCTACTTCATTTCCATGGTGATTCTTGGGGCATTTTTCGTCATGAATCTGATTCTTGGTGTGTTGTCCGG AGAATTCTccaaggaaagagagaaagcaaaAGCTCGTGGCGACTTTCATAAACTCCGGGAAAAACAACAGATCGAGGATGACTTAAGGGGCTACTTGGACTGGATCACTCAAGGCGAGGATATCGATGCGGAGGCTGATGAAATGACCCAAATGCAAGATGGAAAAC CCAAACAACAGAGCGAGATGGAAAGCACGGATCGGCTGGAAGGTGATGAGGAAGGAATGCAGCAGGAATCCacgtggaaaagaaaaaaacgagattttgacag GGTGAATCGACGAATGAGAAGAGCGTGTCGGAAAGCCGTAAAATCTCAAGCATTTTACTGGCTCATCATAGTTCTGGTGTTTCTAAACACAGGGGTATTGGCAACCGAGCATTACAGGCAACCAGACTGGCTGGACGAGTTCCAAG ATTACACGAATACGGTTTTCATTGCTCTGTTCTCCATGGAGATGTTGCTCAAAATGTACAGTTTGGGATTTCAg GGCTACTTCGTGTCGCTTTTCAACCGCTTTGATTGCTTCGTCGTGATCGGCTCAATCAGTGAAATGATATTGACCAACACCGAAATCATGCCACCTCTCGGTGTATCCGTACTCCGCTGTGTCCGATTGCTTCGTGTCTTCAAAGTCACAAA gTACTGGCGATCTTTGTCCAATTTAGTAGCATCCTTGCTCAACTCGATACAATCGATCGCCTCGCTTCTCTTGCTTCTCTTCCttttcatcgttatttttgCACTTCTGGGAATGCAGGTGTTCGGTGGTAAATTCAATTTCGACGATCTTCAGGATAAATCACGAAGCAATTTCGACAGCTTTTGGCAGAGCTTGCTGACAGTATTTCAG ATTTTGACCGGTGAAGATTGGAACGCAGTTATGTACGTGGGAATTCGAGCGTACGGGGGTGTCGCGAGCCACGGAATTCTCGCATGCGTTTATTTCATAATTCTCTTCATTTGCGGCAATT ACATCCTGCTGAACGTCTTCTTGGCTATCGCCGTCGACAATCTCGCCGATGCCGAATCGCTAACAGCCATTGAGAAGGAAGCTGAAGAAGAAGCAGAGAAAAACAAATCTCACAGTGGTTCTCCGGCACGTGATGAAATGAGTGGCGACGGAGGAGAGGACGGAGGCGATCTAACGGGAGGCGAAGACGAAGGCGAGGGCACCGATCTCGAGCAGGATCCTAACGAAACAATGGACGATTATGAAGTCGCCATGGACGAAGAGAT GTCAAAGGACGGTGAGGAATCAAATCGTCATGGAAAGGTACGATTAAACATCGATTCGGACGACGAAGATTTGGACCACGGAATGGAGGACGAAGAGGACGAGGAGGGTGATGGGCACATGAACG atGACGGTGGCGAAGGAATATCGGCAAGACCACGTCGGATGTCGGAGTACAAACAAGGAGGAACGGAAAAGCAACCGATTCCTCCGGgctcttctttttttatattctctcaGACGAGTCGATTCCGAGTGTTTTGTCATTGGCTGTGCAACCACAGTCATTTCGGAAACGTTATACTCGTTTGTATAATGGTGTCATCGGCTATGCTGGCTGCTGAAGATCCTCTCAGAGCTACGTCGTACAGAAATCAG ATATTAAATTCCTTCGATTATTTCTTCACGACGGTATTTACGATCGAAATACTCTTGAAAATGGTATCGTACGGTTTCGTGTTGCACGATGGAGCATTCTGCCGATCAGCGTTCAATCTTCTCGATCTTCTCGTCGTTTGCGTCTCTCTCATCTCGATGGTCTGGAG GTCTAACGCTATATCGATAGTCAAGATTCTTCGAGTTCTTCGTGTACTTCGACCATTGCGTGCCATCAATAGGGCCAAAGGCCTCAAG CACGTAGTACAGTGCGTCATCGTAGCGATAAAGACTATCGGAAACATAGTCCTCGTCACCAGCCTGCTGCAGTTCGTGTTCGCCGTCATTGGCGTGCAGCTCTTCAAG GGCAAGTTTTTCGCTTGCAACGACGAGTCCAAAGTCACCGAAGCCGAATGCCG AGGGACGTATTTGGTATTTGAAGACGGCAATATAAATAGACCGGTGATGAAAGGTCGAGCATGGAAGAGAAACGATTTCCACTTCGACGACGTAGCCAAAGCGATGCTCACGCTCTTCACGGTGTCCACGTTCGAGGGTTGGCCGAG CCTGTTATACGTCTCGATTGACTCGAATCGTGAGAACTACGGTCCAATTCACAATTTCCGACCGATAGTCGCGGCGTATTACATCATCTACATAATCATCATTGCATTCTTCATGGTCAACATATTCGTCGGTTTCGTCATTGTTACGTTCCAGAACGAGGGAGAACAGGAGTACAAAAATTGTGAGCTCGACAAAAATCAG CGTAACTGCATCGAATTTGCACTAAAGGCAAAACCAGTGAGACGCTACATACCGAAGCACCGTATACAGTACAAAGTGTGGTGGTTCGTTACGTCACAGCCCTTCGAGTACACGATATTCACCCTTATTATAATAAACACGATTACACTCGCGATGAAGTTCTACAATCAGCCGGATCCCTACACCCACGCACTCGACGTCTTGAACATGATATTCACTGCAGTCTTCGCTCTGGAATTCGTCTTCAAACTCGCAGCTTTTAGATTCAAG aACTATTTCGGCGACGCTTGGAACGTTTTTGATTTCATCATTGTTCTTGGTAGCTTCATCGACATTGTCTATTCCGAAGTTAAC CCTGGCTCCAATATTATTTCCATCAACTTCTTCAGGCTCTTTCGAGTTATGCGTCTCGTGAAATTGTTGAGCAGAGGCGAGGGCATCCGAACTTTGTTATGGACCTTCATTAAGTCTTTCCAGGCCCTCCCCTACGTCGCTCTTCTCATTGTAATGCTGTTCTTCATCTACGCCGTAATCGGAATGCAG gtttttggaaaaattgtccTCGACGACGACACTGCGATTCATCGCAACAACAACTTCCAAACTTTTCCTCAAGCTGTTCTCGTGCTCTTCAGATCCGCGACAG GTGAATCTTGGCAGAATATTATGCTCGCCTGCTCCTCGAGGCCTGGCAAAGTAAAGTGCGATCCGAAGAGCGACGACGAGAATAATCCTGCAGGCTGCGGCAACGACATTGCTTTCCCATACTTCATTTCCTTCTACGTGCTATGCTCGTTCCTC ATCATAAATTTATTCGTCGCCGTAATCATGGACAACTTCGATTACTTAACGAGAGATTGGTCCATTCTCGGACCCCACCATCTCGACGAATTTATACGTTTATGGTCCGAGTACGATCCAGACGCAAAGGGACGTATAAAGCACTTGGACGTTGTGACACTGCTACGGAAAATTTCACCGCCCTTGGGATTCGGTAAACTCTGTCCACATCGCGTTGCCTGCAAG AGACTCGTTTCTATGAATATGCCCCTGAACAGCGATGGCACAGTTCTCTTCAATGCGACGCTTTTTGCGGTCGTTAGAACTTCCCTTCGCATCAAAACTGAGGGCAATATTGACGAGTGCAACGCCTCCTTGAGGGCTGTTATCAAGAAAATATGGAAGAGAACGAGTCCCAAATTACTTGATCAAGTTGTACCGCCTCCGGGAG GTGACGACGAGGTAACAGTCGGCAAGTTTTACGCGACATTCCTCATACAGGACTACTTCCGGAGATTCAAAAAGCGCAAAGAGCAGGAAATGAAGGACGGCGACAAAGACTGCCAAAACACAGTGACACTGCAAGCGGGATTGCGAACCCTTCACGAGGCCGGTCCGGAATTGAAACGTGCTATCTCAGGAAACTTGGAAGAATTACTCGACGATAATCCCGAGCCAATGCACAGG AGGAATCACTCTCTTTTTGGAAGTGTGTGGTCGAGCATGCGAAGGGGTCATCAACATTTCCACAGAGCTAAATCCCTCAAGACGAGCGCCAACAACGCCCCAAAA GCGTCGCCAACAAACTCGATCGACTTTTTGCCGTACTCTTCGTTACAGCGAGCCGGTGTGCTCGATGGAGGCAATTCTGTCACTGCAAGATCACACCAAGTTGTGCCAAACGTAGCGGG GGGTTTGAGTGACAGTGCCATGAATCAGCTAGTGATGGACTCACGGCTGAGTGGTCTCGAGGAGAACATTCCTCTCCGACCACTCGCGGTTTTCGCTGATTCGAGACTCCAACCGTCCAACATTCAGAATCCTTACAAAGTCCTTGA TGGACCCGGTAGCGGTAACTACCTACACCCGAATAACGAATACG TTTCCTGGGCCGGCGAGAGTAACGGGGGCGTCGGAACAGAACGATTGTCTCACAGTTTGCCGGGCAGTCCGGCCGATCGAAAACCTAATTTCGAAGTCATCGGTAGCGCTGAAAGTCTCGTCGGTCGG GTACTGGTAGAGCAAGGCCTCGGGAAATATTGCGATCCtgatttcgtgaaatataCATCGAGAGAGATGCAAGAGGCCCTTGACATGACGAGGGAGGAGATGGATCGTGCTGCGCATCAGTTATTGCTGCAAGAGAGACGCGGTCACCCGTTGACTTTCCAGCTGCAACAGAGCATGGATCAGCACTGGAACGAGTCGAATCAACAGCAAGGCCCGAGAGAGATAGCTTATCAGCAACTGCGTGAGCCGCTCTCGTTcgagcaacaacagcaacagcaacatcaacatcaacagcaacaacagcagtaCCGTCATCAACAGCCGCCATCTTAG